Proteins encoded within one genomic window of Flavobacterium sp. NG2:
- a CDS encoding sodium-dependent transporter, producing MAVQSDSWGSRVGLILAMAGNAVGLGNFLRFPVQAVQNGGGAFIVPYLICFLIMGIPLLFIEWSSGRFGGKFGNHSTPYILDSMVKGRILKYIGVFGIFTNIAVAAYYCYIESWTMSYVYHSIIGTFEGMNQADVAGFFSSYIDIGHSTTGIPYEAIIFYLLCLVINTYILSKGLKGIEKVAKIGMPLLILFGAILAIKSLTLGTSGASEIFPNANAWDGFNFIWTPQYDSIFDLKVWMAAAGQIFFTLSVGMGTVHCYASYLEEKDDIALNAVSAGFMNEFVEVVLGSMIVIPIAAGYLGLDWVIENAGFGMAFQTMPYLFQQWGSLIAIIAGVLWFGLLFFAGITSSLAMGTPWIGFMRDEFGWSQNKGAWSFGLIALIMGLPTVILFQQGVFDEYDYWAGTVSLVLFAMLETILFSWIFGMEKGWKAITTGADIQVPIIYKYIIKFITPVMLIIIFMGSLFKPKDNDWSGNIANLVSGKGWSLDNGSIIKTITHSGIKEHLASATDPVIIAQLQDQIFYLNFARLMLLGLFLFICGLVYAAFQKRYKEGRNTL from the coding sequence TTGGCTGTACAATCAGATTCTTGGGGTTCACGAGTAGGTTTAATATTAGCAATGGCAGGAAACGCTGTTGGTTTAGGAAACTTCCTCCGCTTTCCCGTTCAAGCTGTTCAAAATGGAGGTGGCGCCTTTATTGTTCCTTATTTAATATGTTTTCTAATAATGGGAATCCCGTTATTATTCATCGAATGGTCTTCGGGTCGTTTTGGAGGAAAGTTTGGAAATCACAGTACACCCTATATTTTAGATTCAATGGTCAAAGGAAGAATACTCAAATACATAGGAGTATTTGGAATTTTCACCAATATAGCTGTCGCCGCCTATTATTGTTATATTGAATCCTGGACAATGTCTTATGTTTACCATTCGATAATTGGAACTTTCGAAGGAATGAATCAAGCCGATGTGGCTGGCTTTTTTAGCTCCTATATTGATATCGGACATTCGACAACAGGAATCCCTTATGAAGCCATCATTTTTTATCTTTTATGCTTGGTTATCAATACTTATATTTTATCAAAAGGATTAAAAGGTATCGAAAAAGTCGCCAAGATAGGGATGCCATTATTGATTTTATTTGGCGCCATTTTGGCCATCAAAAGTTTAACATTAGGCACATCAGGCGCCTCCGAAATATTTCCGAACGCCAATGCTTGGGACGGTTTTAACTTTATTTGGACACCACAATACGACTCTATATTTGATTTAAAAGTATGGATGGCGGCCGCAGGACAAATCTTTTTCACCTTGTCTGTAGGTATGGGAACCGTACATTGTTACGCCTCTTATCTTGAAGAAAAAGATGATATCGCTCTAAATGCTGTTTCAGCAGGTTTCATGAATGAATTTGTCGAAGTGGTTTTAGGAAGTATGATTGTTATACCTATCGCAGCTGGATACTTAGGTTTAGACTGGGTGATTGAAAATGCAGGATTCGGAATGGCTTTTCAAACTATGCCTTATTTATTTCAACAATGGGGAAGTTTAATTGCGATTATTGCGGGTGTACTTTGGTTTGGCTTGTTGTTTTTCGCGGGGATTACCTCTTCATTAGCCATGGGAACTCCTTGGATTGGATTCATGCGAGATGAATTTGGCTGGTCACAAAACAAAGGGGCATGGTCATTTGGATTAATTGCTTTGATCATGGGATTACCAACGGTGATTCTCTTTCAGCAAGGTGTTTTTGACGAATACGATTATTGGGCTGGAACCGTTAGTTTAGTATTATTTGCCATGCTAGAGACTATTTTATTCTCTTGGATATTCGGAATGGAAAAAGGCTGGAAAGCTATTACAACTGGTGCTGATATTCAAGTACCTATTATTTACAAATACATTATCAAGTTTATTACGCCTGTCATGTTAATTATTATTTTCATGGGGTCTTTATTCAAGCCCAAAGACAATGATTGGTCAGGAAATATAGCTAATTTAGTTTCGGGAAAAGGTTGGTCGTTAGACAATGGCTCTATAATCAAAACGATAACACATTCTGGTATCAAAGAGCATCTAGCCTCAGCAACAGACCCCGTGATAATAGCCCAATTACAAGATCAGATTTTCTATCTCAATTTTGCTCGATTGATGCTCTTAGGCTTGTTTCTCTTTATCTGTGGATTGGTCTATGCTGCTTTTCAAAAAAGATATAAAGAAGGACGTAACACCCTTTAA
- a CDS encoding PspC domain-containing protein: protein MFPAVLKLKFFLEKHGFHVSSRLADKLGMRANSVRLFFIYISFVTVGLGFGIYLILAFWIRLKDLVRAKRTSVFDL from the coding sequence ATGTTTCCAGCAGTACTCAAACTTAAATTCTTCCTAGAAAAACATGGCTTTCATGTTTCTTCTCGTTTGGCAGATAAACTAGGAATGCGCGCCAATAGTGTTCGCCTATTTTTTATATACATTTCGTTTGTTACCGTAGGTTTAGGATTTGGAATTTACCTCATACTTGCCTTTTGGATTCGGTTGAAAGATTTGGTTCGTGCAAAACGAACTTCAGTCTTTGACCTTTAA
- a CDS encoding DUF2851 family protein, with the protein MKEDFLHYLWKFKKFNTLDLKTTQEELVTIHHQGQYLELAGPDFFNAQISIGNQKWAGNVEIHIKSSDWYVHHHERDAAYENVILHVVWEHDAAIFRQDNTEIPVIELKNYVEKTTLDNYQSLLTPKSWIYCEKELASIDSFLFKNWQERLFFERLERKSKIIYDLLETTNNDWEAVLFQLLAKNFGLNTNGATFLQLAQSIPFSIIRKESFEVENLESLLFGNAGLLDTEKEDTYFTNLKFRYYYLLHKYQLEKTHLAPVQFFKHRPDNFPTIRLSQLAHLYYSHQNLFSKVYELNSVKKVYEIFKVSTSDYWQEHYQFDKPSPKKNKKLSHSFIDLLIINTIIPLQFAYAKSHGTEISENLIQLLSEVSAEKNSIIEKFILQGIRPQNAFETQSLLQLKNEYCSKSKCLDCSIGMELLKSK; encoded by the coding sequence ATGAAAGAAGATTTTCTACATTACCTCTGGAAATTCAAGAAGTTCAACACGCTTGATTTAAAAACCACTCAGGAAGAGTTGGTTACTATTCATCACCAAGGGCAGTATTTAGAATTGGCTGGTCCTGATTTTTTCAATGCTCAAATTAGCATTGGAAACCAAAAATGGGCTGGAAATGTCGAAATTCATATTAAATCTTCGGATTGGTATGTGCATCACCACGAGCGAGATGCCGCTTATGAAAATGTTATTCTCCATGTTGTTTGGGAACATGATGCCGCCATTTTCAGACAGGACAACACCGAAATTCCCGTAATTGAACTCAAAAACTATGTTGAAAAAACAACGTTGGACAATTACCAATCGTTGCTCACACCTAAGTCTTGGATTTACTGCGAAAAAGAATTAGCAAGCATCGACTCCTTCCTTTTCAAAAACTGGCAAGAACGTTTGTTCTTTGAACGTTTAGAACGAAAATCTAAAATCATTTACGATTTATTAGAAACCACAAACAACGATTGGGAAGCTGTACTTTTTCAACTCTTGGCCAAAAACTTTGGACTCAACACCAATGGCGCTACTTTTTTGCAATTGGCACAATCCATTCCGTTTTCCATCATTCGCAAAGAAAGTTTTGAAGTTGAAAACCTAGAGAGTCTGCTCTTTGGAAACGCTGGTTTATTGGACACCGAAAAAGAAGACACCTATTTTACCAATTTGAAATTTCGTTATTACTATTTATTACATAAATACCAATTAGAAAAAACACATCTCGCACCAGTACAATTTTTCAAACACCGACCTGATAATTTTCCAACGATTCGGTTGTCGCAATTGGCACATTTGTACTATAGCCATCAAAACCTATTTTCAAAAGTTTACGAACTCAATTCCGTAAAAAAAGTTTACGAGATTTTTAAGGTTAGTACTTCAGACTATTGGCAAGAACATTACCAATTTGACAAACCAAGTCCGAAGAAAAACAAAAAATTATCACATAGCTTTATTGACTTACTCATTATCAACACGATAATCCCATTACAATTTGCGTATGCCAAAAGTCATGGTACCGAAATCTCTGAAAATTTAATCCAACTCCTTTCAGAAGTATCCGCTGAGAAAAACAGTATTATCGAAAAGTTTATCCTTCAAGGGATAAGACCTCAAAATGCTTTTGAAACACAGTCGCTACTCCAACTCAAAAACGAATATTGTTCGAAAAGCAAATGTTTGGACTGTTCCATTGGAATGGAGTTGCTAAAATCAAAGTAA
- a CDS encoding 3'-5' exonuclease: MTFTAIDFETATAFHPCSVGIVTVENGIIVDEFVTLIKPPNNLYSPFTIQVHGIYPHHTANAKSFVQVFPEIKKRLQNRIVVAHNESFDRNVLAKSMALYGLDYDELNIAPRWECTVKIYKAKGLKPTKLSDCCRAMNIQLNHHEALSDARACAKLYLLK; the protein is encoded by the coding sequence TTGACTTTCACCGCTATAGATTTCGAAACCGCCACTGCATTTCACCCTTGTTCCGTAGGGATTGTAACCGTCGAGAACGGTATTATTGTCGATGAATTTGTGACTCTAATAAAACCACCTAATAATTTATACAGTCCATTTACGATACAAGTTCACGGAATTTATCCGCACCATACCGCAAATGCAAAAAGCTTTGTGCAAGTATTCCCTGAAATCAAAAAAAGATTGCAAAACAGAATAGTTGTAGCGCACAACGAAAGTTTTGACCGAAACGTATTGGCAAAATCCATGGCACTTTACGGCTTGGATTATGACGAATTAAACATCGCTCCCCGCTGGGAATGCACCGTAAAAATCTACAAAGCCAAAGGATTGAAACCAACCAAATTAAGTGATTGCTGTCGTGCCATGAACATCCAACTCAACCATCACGAAGCACTATCAGATGCTCGTGCTTGTGCTAAATTATATCTGTTAAAATAA
- a CDS encoding putative porin has protein sequence MRILFYLYIFLLPIIMFSQVRSRENESKSNFSDRLKGPQNNDTTKVATLDMYRFISIEKDTTYIDTSLTIQREYSHNYLRKDTFGLLAFPNEGQTYNTLQYSLTDFTAYPTMGLQGKHFSFIEANQIRYASVATPLTELFFKSIIGKGQLVDSYFTLNIHPRLNFSIAYKGMRSEGKYINHFSNAGHFRFTTSYNSKNERYFANAHFTSQDILNEENGGITTLSDFESANVDFANRQSLEVYLTDAESFLKGKRIFLDHNYRINPKRGANNLYVEHQFNYENKFFEYYQPTITSTVGSTTVYRFGDSFVTSGLKDQIHYNKMYNKVGLTYENTTLGKFRFFADDFRSNFYYYKILVKEDGTVVPDALNRQINSAGGQYEYQKNKWNGKFLYTRSITNQSLSNLDANMALNWNDDFQFSFQYQNLNKLANDNYNLFQSSFVDYNWSNNFKNEKINLLAANAYTPWINASLTLLTLDDHLYFENVATTTDQQIIAPNQYGNTINYVSLKASKEIKFGKFGFDNTILYQKVDQPDNILNVPELVTRNTLYYTNYFFNKALYLQTGIVLNYFTKYYANDYNGVTGEFFIQNQKEIGNYPNLDFFVNAKIQRTRIFIKAEHFNSSLTGNNYYSAPNTPFRDMTIRFGLVWNFFN, from the coding sequence ATGAGAATTCTCTTTTACCTATATATATTCCTTTTGCCTATTATCATGTTCTCACAAGTACGCTCAAGAGAAAATGAATCAAAAAGCAATTTTTCAGACCGTTTAAAAGGTCCACAAAACAATGACACTACAAAAGTAGCTACCCTTGATATGTATCGTTTTATTTCAATTGAAAAAGACACTACCTATATTGATACTTCATTGACTATTCAACGAGAATACAGCCACAATTATTTACGTAAAGACACCTTTGGACTATTAGCATTTCCTAATGAAGGTCAAACATACAATACCCTACAATATAGTTTAACTGATTTTACAGCCTACCCAACCATGGGGTTACAAGGAAAACACTTTAGTTTTATTGAAGCAAATCAAATTCGTTACGCCTCAGTTGCGACACCGCTAACCGAATTGTTTTTTAAATCAATTATAGGTAAAGGACAATTAGTAGATTCCTATTTTACCTTAAACATCCATCCACGACTAAATTTTTCTATTGCCTACAAAGGAATGCGCTCAGAAGGAAAATACATCAACCATTTTTCTAATGCTGGTCATTTTAGATTTACCACTAGTTATAATAGTAAAAACGAACGCTATTTTGCAAACGCTCACTTTACCTCTCAAGATATCTTGAACGAAGAAAATGGAGGTATCACTACCCTTAGCGATTTTGAAAGTGCCAATGTTGACTTTGCAAACCGTCAAAGTCTAGAAGTATATCTTACGGATGCCGAATCCTTCCTAAAAGGGAAACGCATATTCCTTGACCATAATTACCGAATCAACCCCAAACGTGGCGCTAACAACTTGTACGTAGAACATCAATTCAACTACGAAAATAAATTTTTCGAATACTATCAACCTACCATTACTTCAACTGTTGGAAGTACAACTGTATATCGCTTTGGTGACTCTTTCGTAACTAGCGGACTCAAAGATCAAATCCATTACAATAAAATGTACAATAAAGTAGGTTTGACCTATGAAAACACAACTTTAGGTAAATTCAGATTCTTTGCTGATGATTTCCGTAGTAATTTCTATTATTATAAAATCCTAGTTAAAGAAGACGGTACCGTCGTTCCAGATGCTTTAAACCGACAAATTAACAGTGCTGGTGGACAATACGAATATCAAAAAAACAAATGGAACGGTAAATTCTTGTACACTCGTTCAATTACCAATCAATCTCTATCGAATCTTGATGCCAATATGGCGCTCAATTGGAACGATGATTTCCAATTTTCTTTTCAATACCAAAACTTAAACAAACTAGCTAACGACAACTACAATTTGTTCCAAAGCAGTTTTGTAGATTACAATTGGTCAAACAACTTCAAAAACGAAAAAATAAACCTCTTAGCTGCCAATGCCTACACTCCATGGATAAATGCTTCTTTGACTTTATTAACATTAGATGATCATCTATATTTTGAAAATGTAGCAACAACTACTGACCAACAAATTATAGCTCCTAATCAATACGGAAACACCATCAATTACGTTTCTCTAAAAGCCAGCAAGGAAATCAAATTTGGAAAATTCGGATTTGACAACACCATTCTGTACCAAAAAGTAGACCAACCAGATAACATCCTTAATGTTCCAGAACTCGTAACCCGCAATACATTGTATTACACCAACTACTTTTTCAATAAAGCCTTATACTTACAAACCGGTATCGTATTGAATTATTTCACGAAGTATTATGCCAATGACTACAACGGTGTGACAGGAGAATTTTTTATCCAAAACCAAAAAGAAATTGGAAACTACCCAAACCTTGACTTTTTTGTAAATGCCAAGATTCAAAGAACCCGAATTTTCATCAAAGCCGAGCATTTCAATTCGTCATTAACTGGCAACAATTATTACTCGGCACCTAACACGCCTTTTCGTGATATGACCATCCGTTTTGGACTAGTGTGGAATTTCTTTAATTAA
- a CDS encoding ribonuclease HII, translating into MLSSQFSNFILESGTDEAGRGCLAGPVTAAAVILSPAFSTRATANWRSKGEGSDVDSVKLLLDLLNDSKQLTEKVREKLRPIIEEQVLSFAVTHLFPNEIDEINILNASMKGMQESVLKLNPTPEFIIVDGNRALNAKLGLKNTNGKRFTNEEIELLKSIPNQSIVKGDAKFMSIAAASVLAKTYRDEYMDKIHEEFPMYNWKKNKGYPTKEHREAIRKYGPTKYHRMSFRLLPEQLKLEI; encoded by the coding sequence ATGCTTTCTAGTCAATTTTCGAATTTTATATTAGAATCAGGAACCGATGAAGCGGGTAGAGGCTGTTTGGCTGGTCCAGTGACGGCCGCAGCAGTAATTCTTTCTCCAGCCTTCTCCACACGAGCGACAGCGAACTGGCGAAGCAAAGGAGAGGGAAGTGATGTCGATTCGGTTAAATTACTTTTGGATTTGCTTAATGATTCAAAACAATTAACAGAAAAAGTAAGGGAAAAATTAAGGCCTATTATCGAAGAACAAGTACTCAGTTTTGCGGTTACGCATTTGTTTCCAAATGAAATTGACGAAATCAATATCCTTAACGCTTCGATGAAAGGAATGCAAGAGTCTGTTTTGAAACTCAATCCTACCCCCGAATTTATTATAGTAGATGGCAACAGAGCATTGAATGCTAAATTAGGTTTGAAAAACACCAATGGGAAGCGATTTACAAATGAGGAAATCGAACTTTTGAAATCCATTCCAAATCAGAGTATTGTAAAAGGCGATGCTAAGTTTATGAGTATAGCAGCAGCTTCGGTCTTAGCTAAAACCTATAGGGATGAGTATATGGATAAAATTCATGAAGAATTTCCGATGTACAATTGGAAAAAAAATAAAGGTTATCCCACCAAAGAACACCGTGAAGCGATTAGGAAATATGGTCCTACGAAATACCATAGGATGAGTTTTCGATTGCTGCCGGAGCAGTTGAAATTAGAAATTTAA
- the lipB gene encoding lipoyl(octanoyl) transferase LipB: protein MNKNIQLQDLGIKGYKETWEFQEELFKEVVDLKIQNRRNETQIDTPNYFLYVEHPHVYTLGKSGDLSNLLLSEKQLEAKGATFYKINRGGDITYHGPGQIVGYPILDLENFFTDIHKYLRLLEESIILTLEEYGLVCGRSDGETGVWLGVGTPFARKICAMGVRASRWVTMHGFALNVNADLGYFDNIIPCGIRGKAVTSLNVELGVEKVDETEVKAKILKHFAILFEASFIGI from the coding sequence ATGAATAAAAACATCCAACTTCAAGATTTAGGAATCAAAGGCTACAAAGAAACTTGGGAATTTCAAGAAGAACTATTCAAAGAAGTCGTTGATTTAAAAATTCAAAATAGAAGAAACGAAACCCAAATAGATACCCCAAATTATTTCCTTTATGTCGAACATCCACATGTTTATACTCTAGGAAAAAGTGGTGATTTGAGTAATCTGTTATTATCAGAAAAACAACTTGAAGCCAAAGGTGCCACTTTTTACAAAATCAATCGTGGCGGCGATATCACCTATCATGGTCCTGGACAGATTGTTGGCTATCCTATTTTAGACTTAGAAAATTTTTTTACTGACATTCATAAATACTTGCGCCTTCTTGAAGAATCGATTATTCTTACTTTAGAAGAATACGGTTTAGTATGCGGCCGTAGCGATGGAGAAACTGGGGTTTGGCTTGGTGTAGGAACACCTTTTGCTCGAAAAATATGTGCTATGGGCGTACGTGCTTCACGCTGGGTTACCATGCATGGTTTTGCTTTAAATGTAAACGCTGATTTGGGCTATTTTGACAATATTATTCCTTGTGGGATTCGCGGTAAAGCAGTGACTTCCTTAAACGTTGAATTAGGGGTCGAAAAAGTTGATGAAACCGAGGTTAAAGCCAAAATACTAAAACATTTCGCTATCCTTTTTGAAGCTTCATTTATAGGCATTTAA
- a CDS encoding SCO family protein: protein MKQTTNFIVFIITLFVVFSCNKVKKDDNEDVLPFINSAEFTPEWISPNSPEYPEIHTIPDFSFTNQDGQTVTEKTVEGKIYVANFMFTSCGSICPKMTDNMKILQDKYTNDSSVLLLSHTVTPERDSVSILKQYAINKGCISGKWHLLTGNKNEIYSIAKRQYFAGDSIGYYGKLNDFLHTENFILVDGKRRIRGVYNGTLPIEMERIIEDITTLKKEN, encoded by the coding sequence ATGAAACAGACAACTAATTTCATCGTATTCATCATCACTCTTTTCGTAGTTTTCTCTTGTAATAAAGTCAAGAAAGACGATAATGAGGATGTGTTGCCTTTTATCAATTCAGCCGAGTTTACACCAGAATGGATTAGCCCAAACAGTCCCGAATATCCAGAAATCCATACCATACCCGATTTCTCTTTTACCAACCAAGATGGACAAACCGTAACCGAAAAAACGGTTGAGGGTAAAATTTATGTTGCTAATTTCATGTTTACCAGTTGCGGAAGCATTTGCCCCAAAATGACCGACAACATGAAAATCCTTCAAGATAAATACACTAATGATTCCTCTGTCTTATTACTTTCTCATACTGTCACTCCCGAAAGAGACAGCGTTTCTATTTTAAAACAATATGCTATTAACAAAGGCTGTATTTCTGGAAAATGGCATTTACTGACAGGGAATAAAAATGAAATTTATTCTATCGCTAAAAGACAATATTTCGCAGGAGACTCCATAGGTTATTACGGCAAACTCAATGATTTTCTACACACCGAAAACTTTATATTAGTTGATGGAAAACGGCGTATTCGTGGCGTTTACAATGGAACTTTACCTATCGAAATGGAACGAATTATCGAGGATATCACCACGCTTAAAAAAGAAAACTAG
- a CDS encoding YHYH protein, with protein MKKSLFLIIPFLSILLFLACSNSDDNSTAATTTPTSTVPDVYKKIYGATSITTDGTYVTIKTNGQPDHKSVYYPTTHAKYEAFSGTTFGGATFRQNPNTISLTNSFTFKIPLNPAVATTHSSTPMGAIGVSINGVPLFNQYAAGGSPLTNEVASFDQYRGHPTGTHMYHYHVEPLYLTQTKGKEALMGFLLDGFPVYGPEENGAAVTGLDVYHGHTGVTVDYPNGIYHYHITNSDPYINGNGFYGTAGTVSN; from the coding sequence ATGAAAAAATCATTATTTTTAATTATTCCGTTTTTAAGTATACTTTTATTTTTAGCTTGTAGCAATTCTGACGATAATTCGACAGCAGCAACTACAACGCCAACTTCAACAGTTCCTGATGTCTACAAAAAAATATATGGAGCGACGAGCATCACCACTGACGGAACCTATGTAACAATCAAGACCAACGGTCAACCCGACCATAAAAGTGTTTATTACCCAACCACACATGCGAAATACGAAGCTTTTAGCGGAACTACTTTTGGCGGAGCTACTTTTCGTCAAAACCCAAATACTATTAGTTTAACCAATTCCTTTACTTTCAAAATTCCTTTAAATCCAGCTGTTGCCACAACACATAGTTCCACTCCAATGGGAGCTATAGGCGTATCAATAAACGGTGTACCCTTATTTAATCAATATGCCGCTGGCGGTTCTCCATTAACAAATGAAGTTGCCTCATTTGATCAATATAGAGGACATCCAACAGGTACTCATATGTATCACTACCATGTGGAGCCACTTTATTTAACACAAACTAAAGGCAAAGAAGCCTTGATGGGTTTCTTACTTGATGGTTTCCCTGTTTATGGCCCTGAAGAAAACGGAGCTGCTGTTACTGGTCTAGATGTATACCACGGTCACACAGGCGTAACTGTTGACTATCCAAACGGAATCTATCACTATCACATCACTAATTCAGACCCATATATCAACGGAAATGGATTTTATGGTACTGCAGGAACGGTTTCGAACTAA
- a CDS encoding RNA polymerase sigma factor: MSSTEFQEIYHQHKSLVYNVALSYVQNIEDAEEITQDVFIQLFQSIDTFKQQSTLKTWIYRITINKSLDFLKHKKSQKRFFIFGKRSENENEIQNISNFEHPGILLENKEKSKLLFDVINELGENQKTAFILSKIDGLSNPEISVIMELSISSVESLLFRAKDNLKKKLGNKFDEYRKKK, encoded by the coding sequence TTGAGTTCAACTGAATTTCAAGAAATATATCATCAACACAAATCTCTCGTGTATAACGTGGCGCTGAGTTATGTTCAAAATATTGAAGATGCCGAAGAGATTACACAAGATGTTTTCATACAACTTTTTCAATCCATAGATACCTTCAAACAACAATCCACCTTAAAAACTTGGATTTACCGCATAACCATCAATAAGAGTTTGGATTTTTTAAAACATAAAAAAAGCCAAAAACGCTTCTTCATTTTTGGAAAACGGTCTGAAAACGAAAATGAAATACAAAATATTTCGAATTTTGAACATCCTGGAATTTTATTGGAAAACAAAGAAAAATCTAAACTGCTTTTTGACGTTATTAATGAATTAGGAGAAAACCAAAAAACAGCTTTTATTTTATCCAAAATTGATGGATTAAGCAACCCCGAAATTTCGGTGATTATGGAACTAAGTATCTCTTCTGTGGAGTCACTCCTTTTTAGAGCTAAAGACAATTTGAAGAAGAAATTAGGAAATAAATTTGATGAATACCGCAAGAAAAAATAA
- a CDS encoding polysaccharide lyase family 7 protein gives MNKQTRNTNSVYFYALCIMFLCFSKAVMAQVPSNLMRNCNQWKITYPTGVEDKTLCGEPNNEFFFVNPTGNAIVFKAPVRSDNGTTPNSSNIRSELRERTTDGLTDIYWTTTGTHALYVKQAITHLPIKKPQLVATQIHGDKTAGIDDSMVMRLEGTNLFLSFNGGKLRSNVSIKTNYTLGTIHEVIFKVVNGKHYCYYSEDGNLWNAYKNGTASSYLIKAEGNDYVMDKTYDQSYFKVGNYTQSNPTEEGTSTGLPDNYGEVVVYDFDVDHTGAGFGIVTAATGVTLSPKTATVQIGKTQQLIASVNPSNASNKTVTYRSSDQTIATVSTSGIVTGLKAGSVTITATTDDGGFTDTSVITVSAATLINTGTNGNPVSVTTNSEQVGGTNTNYAINTLDKSTSTKWADNANGGILTYDLGSLYTLESIKIATTGTATKSYYYGIRFSTDGVNYSATTNVTSNSDAEFKTFAFANQARYVQIIGGGNSTSAFSTITEIEFYGQIYLSVKGNTFNNAITVFPVPARNDLTIESATNTISKIELYAVDGKKVFEKNTDNSNRVSLDVSAFPKGNYIIKVQGTDDSLVSSKQIMITN, from the coding sequence ATGAATAAGCAAACCCGAAACACAAATAGTGTATATTTTTATGCATTATGTATTATGTTTTTATGTTTTAGTAAAGCTGTAATGGCACAAGTTCCATCAAATTTGATGAGAAACTGTAATCAGTGGAAAATTACTTATCCCACTGGAGTTGAGGATAAAACCTTATGTGGTGAACCTAACAACGAGTTCTTTTTTGTAAATCCAACTGGAAATGCTATTGTTTTTAAAGCTCCTGTGCGAAGTGATAATGGGACAACGCCCAATTCATCCAATATTCGGTCGGAACTTAGAGAAAGAACAACGGACGGTCTTACGGATATTTATTGGACAACTACAGGAACTCATGCACTTTATGTGAAACAAGCGATTACACATTTGCCAATAAAAAAACCACAATTAGTAGCTACCCAAATTCATGGAGATAAAACGGCCGGAATTGATGATTCGATGGTAATGAGATTGGAGGGGACTAATTTATTTTTATCTTTTAACGGGGGTAAATTAAGAAGTAATGTGTCTATCAAGACAAATTATACCCTAGGTACAATTCACGAAGTGATTTTTAAAGTCGTTAACGGTAAACATTATTGTTATTATTCAGAAGATGGAAATCTGTGGAATGCCTATAAAAACGGAACAGCTTCTTCGTATTTGATTAAAGCAGAGGGCAACGATTATGTGATGGACAAAACTTATGATCAATCTTATTTTAAGGTAGGTAATTACACCCAAAGTAATCCAACTGAAGAAGGAACTTCTACAGGACTTCCGGATAATTATGGTGAAGTTGTGGTCTATGACTTTGATGTTGACCATACAGGTGCGGGATTTGGCATTGTAACTGCTGCTACTGGTGTAACCTTATCACCAAAAACAGCAACTGTTCAAATAGGGAAAACGCAACAATTAATAGCCTCAGTAAATCCTTCAAATGCATCCAATAAAACGGTGACTTATCGCTCAAGTGACCAAACAATTGCAACAGTTAGCACATCAGGAATTGTAACAGGATTAAAAGCGGGTAGCGTAACGATTACGGCTACTACCGACGATGGCGGTTTTACTGACACGAGTGTGATTACAGTATCGGCTGCCACATTGATAAATACGGGTACTAATGGAAATCCTGTTTCGGTAACTACCAATTCGGAACAAGTGGGAGGGACTAATACAAATTATGCCATTAATACTTTAGATAAAAGCACGAGTACTAAATGGGCTGATAATGCAAATGGAGGGATTCTTACCTATGATTTGGGAAGTTTATACACATTAGAATCTATAAAAATTGCAACAACAGGAACTGCTACTAAATCATATTATTATGGAATTCGTTTTTCTACAGATGGAGTGAATTATTCTGCAACTACTAATGTTACTAGTAATTCAGATGCCGAATTCAAAACGTTTGCTTTTGCAAATCAAGCGAGATACGTGCAAATTATTGGTGGAGGAAATTCGACATCAGCCTTTTCTACTATCACTGAAATTGAATTCTATGGTCAAATCTATCTGTCAGTAAAAGGAAATACTTTTAATAATGCTATTACTGTTTTTCCTGTCCCAGCAAGAAATGATTTAACTATTGAGTCGGCAACGAATACTATTTCGAAAATCGAACTTTATGCAGTAGATGGTAAAAAGGTGTTTGAAAAAAACACAGATAACAGTAATAGAGTGTCTTTAGATGTAAGTGCTTTTCCAAAAGGGAATTATATCATTAAAGTTCAGGGGACTGATGATTCGTTAGTTTCCTCTAAACAAATCATGATTACAAATTAA